DNA from Petropleomorpha daqingensis:
CCGACGGCGGCGAACCGTTCGACACCACCGCGAGCGGCGAGCCCGTCGTCGAGCACCCCGAGCCGGGCGAGGTCGTCTGGCGGGACGACGTCGGCGTCACCTGCCGCCGCTGGAACTGGCGCCAGGGCGTGCGCACCCGCCTGACCACCGGCACCACCAGCGCCGTGTTCATCCTCGACGTGCTCGACCCGGTGACCGACGACGCCGCGCACGCCGCGGCCGACGCCCTCACCGACGGGCTGCTCGCGCTCAGCCCCGATGCCGGGATCCACCGGCGGCTGCTCGGGCGCTGAGCCGTCCGGCGGACCCGGCGGTCCCGGCGCATGCTCGGGCGATGAACGCTGTTCGTTCCCTCGTGGGGACCGTCGGCGTCGTCCTGGCGGTGGTTCTGCTGCTGCTCGGCCTCGTCCTCTCCCCCGTGCTGCTCCCGGTGGGGGCGGTGGTGCTGCTCGTCGTCGGGGCGTGGAAGTTCTGGCGCATGAAGCACAAGACCGAGCGCGCGGTGAAACGGGGGCACCGGCGCGTGCGCAAGGCCGGGAAGACGGCGCGCGAGAAGGCCGAGCACGCCGTCACCGGTTAGCTCGACGAGAGCTGCCGGCGGACCTCGTCGACGACCTCCAGGACGGCGATGGTGTCGCGCAGCGGGCGGTCGGGGTGCTCGAGCAGCCCGTCGGCGACCGCCTGACCGACCGCCCGGAACATCGGCACGTACCCGCGGCCCTCTCTCGACTCGGCGACCGTGCGCGGCTCGCCGGACGGCGGCCGAACGACGGTGAACGACTCCGCGGCGAGGAAGAGCGGGCCGACGGAGATCAGCCCGTCGGTGCCGCCCACGCTCCCCGCCGGGCTGATGAACCCGCGCAACGACGTGAGCAGCGAGGCGAACCGGCCGTCGCCGTAGCGCAGGTGCACCGACGCGGTGAGGTCCAGGCCGTCCTCGCGCAGCTCCCCGGTCGCCTCGATCGACGACGGCTCGCCGAGCAGGAGCTGGGCGAAGGTCAGCGGGTAGACGCCCATGTCGAGCAGCGCGCCCCCGCCGAGGTCCCGGCGCCAGTGGATCGCGTCGGGGGGCGGCGGGAAGCCGAAGCTCGCCTGGACGGTGCGCACCTCGCCGATCGCGCCGCCGCGGACCTCGTCGAGCAGCCGGCGGATCGTCGGGTTGAACCGCATCCACATCGCCTCCATGAGGAAGCGGCCCCGCTCGGCGGCCAGCGCGGCGAGCTCGCGCGCCTCGTCGGCGGTGGTGGCGAACGCCTTCTCCAGCAGCACGTGCTTGCCCGCCAGCAGCGCGGCGCTGGCGACCTCGAGGTGCGTGCCGATCGGCGTCCCGATGTAGACGACGTCGACGTCCTCGTCGGCGAACAGCGCCTCGTAGGAGCCGTGCCAGCGCGGGACCTCGTGCGCGGTGGCGAACTGCTCGGCCGCCTCCGCCGTCCGCGAGGCGACCGCGACCAGCTCGACGTTCTCGGCGAGGTGCAGGTCGCCGACGACCGTCCGGCTGATGCCGCCGGTGCCGACGATCGCCCAGCGCGGGAGGCTCACGGCAGGTCCAGCTCGGTCTCCTGCCGCTCGGGGTCGCCGGACCAGGCGGCCACCTCGACCCGCAGCGGTCCGCTCGGGACGCGCAGCTGCCGCGCACCGGCGTCCCACCGTCCCAGCGGGCGCAGCGACGCGTGCACCGTCACGTCGGCCGAGCCCCCCGCCGGCACCCGGACCGGTGCGAAGCCGAGCAGCACCCGCTCACCCGCGCGGTCGCCGTCGAGGCGCACGCCGTAGACCTGGACGACGTGCCGGCCGTCCCGGTCCCCGCCGTTGCGCACCGTCGTCCG
Protein-coding regions in this window:
- a CDS encoding Gfo/Idh/MocA family protein → MSLPRWAIVGTGGISRTVVGDLHLAENVELVAVASRTAEAAEQFATAHEVPRWHGSYEALFADEDVDVVYIGTPIGTHLEVASAALLAGKHVLLEKAFATTADEARELAALAAERGRFLMEAMWMRFNPTIRRLLDEVRGGAIGEVRTVQASFGFPPPPDAIHWRRDLGGGALLDMGVYPLTFAQLLLGEPSSIEATGELREDGLDLTASVHLRYGDGRFASLLTSLRGFISPAGSVGGTDGLISVGPLFLAAESFTVVRPPSGEPRTVAESREGRGYVPMFRAVGQAVADGLLEHPDRPLRDTIAVLEVVDEVRRQLSSS